The segment ACCAGCGAGGCGACGAGGACACCGGGCCACGACCGCCGCACCAGCAGCGCAAGACGTACGTCGTCGCGTGCCGTGCGGGCCAGCCGGCTCCACCAGCCGTCACCCCGCGCCGACCGGACCGCCAGCGCCGCGACGACAGCGACCACGACGAGGGTGGCGAGCGCCCAGGGAAGAACGGGGCGCACGGGCGACGGCAGCAGTCCCACGAGCAGCACCGCGGCAGCGGCCTGGACCGCCTGCCCGGCGACCCGCTCCCAGCCGACCGCGCGCAGCGCGCGCCCCGTCTCCCCCGTCGAGCGACCGTGCGCCACCCCGCGGTGCACGTCGCCCAGCACCCCACCTGGCAGGACCGTGTTGAGGAGCTGTGCGCGGTAGCAGGCCGCCACTGCGGCGGGCACTGCGATCTCCACGCCGAGCTCGCGCGCCACCAGGTGCCAGCGCCACGCACAGGCGACCGTGGTGACCGCGGCAATCGCCAGACCGAGCAGGAGCACACCCACGTCGAGCGACCGCAGACCGTCGACCACCGAGTCGCTGCCGACCTGCCAGACGACCACCCCGAGGATCGCTGCCCCCGCCAGTCGGCGCCACGCCCTCCTCACGCCGCCACCCCCCGCACGACCGCGGCCACGCGAGCGGCCGTGACAGACCAGCCCGCCAGGTGCCCGCGCCGCTCGACCGCCCGCGCCCGGAGCTCCTCACGCAGGCCCGCGTCCGTCAACCACCAGCGCAGCGCAGCCGCCAGCGCGCCGGGATCCCCCGGGCGGACCAGGATCCCCGGCACCCCGTCTCCCGGCACCTCTCCCAGCGCCTCGCGCACCCCACCGACGTCGGTCGCCACCACGGGCAGGCCGTGCGCCAGCGCCTCGGCCACCACCATCCCGTAGGTCTCCGCGCGACTCGGCAGGACCAGCAGGTCCGCACCGGCGTACGCCGCCTCGAGCGCGTCGCCGGTCAGCGCACCCGCCAGCGCGAAGCGGCCCGCGAGCCCCATCTCGGCGCTCGTCTTGAGCACCAGGTCCGCGAAGTCCAGGTCGACGGAGTCGGCGCCTGCGCAGGTGCAGTGCCACGTCAGGTCGCGCAGGTCGCACAGCGC is part of the Nocardioides cavernae genome and harbors:
- a CDS encoding lysylphosphatidylglycerol synthase transmembrane domain-containing protein, yielding MRRAWRRLAGAAILGVVVWQVGSDSVVDGLRSLDVGVLLLGLAIAAVTTVACAWRWHLVARELGVEIAVPAAVAACYRAQLLNTVLPGGVLGDVHRGVAHGRSTGETGRALRAVGWERVAGQAVQAAAAVLLVGLLPSPVRPVLPWALATLVVVAVVAALAVRSARGDGWWSRLARTARDDVRLALLVRRSWPGVLVASLVALAGYVATYVVAARAVGVQAPVSTLLPLVLVVLVAAGLPLNLAGWGPREGMAAWAFAVSGLGAATGVATAVAYGAMVLVANLPGLVVVLASGGPTTVPATTRGSVRA